Genomic DNA from Candidatus Alcyoniella australis:
GCCAGCAGCGCCTTGGCCAGGGGCATGCCCGAGGTCGAGAAACAGACCACGGCAGCCACATAGCTCAGCGCCAACATGATCAGCAGCAACAGCGGGTGGCGTCGGAAGAACGAGCGGGCCTGCTTGCGCACCTCGGCCAGCTCCTTGCGGCGCAGGGTGACTATGTTCTGCATCGCCCTTTCCTCGGGATCGTACTCCAAGTCCCTCAAAATCAGCCCTCCCTCAAGCTATCCGGCTCTACCAACCTTGAATACCACAGAGCACGACCGGATCGATAGTACTTTTACATTGATGGCGTGCGTTGATGATAAAATTACGATATCGTAATTATCAGGCTTGCACAAATAGACAGCCTGTCTGATGAATGTTATTCTATCTGCTGATAAATAATGGGGAATTGGAGTACTCAAGCGCAATGTGGAGCATCTTGTTGTTAATGGGCAGCGAGTCTGACAGCGCCCTGGTTCGCCAGGCGCTGGACAGCTCCGAGCGGCGATGCGTGAAGCAGCCGAACATGGACGGTGCGATCCAGGCGCTGGATCGCGAACCGTTCGCCCTGCTGGTTGTAGACCTCGATCATTTCGGCTCCAAGGTCGACCGGCTGCTGGACCATCTGCAACAACGGCGGGAGAGCGTTCCGCTGCTGGCGATCTCCTCGCGTCCCGAGAATCTGGTATCCGACGGCCTGGCCGAGTCCGAGGATTGGATCTGGATCAGCCGACCGATCTCCACGCGCCAACTGACCGCGGCCGTGGATCGGCTGCTCAGCCCGCTGCGCGATGCGTCCGCCGAGGGGCTGCGCGGCGATCTCACCGCCGGGCGACCCGAGGGGATAGTGGGCAACAGTCCGGCCCTGCGCCAAGTGCTGATGCTGGTCAAACGAGTGGCCGGTTCGAGCAGCTCGGTGCTGATTACCGGTGAGTCGGGCACGGGCAAGGAGCTGGTGGCCGCGGCGATTCACTGGGACAGCCCGCGCAAATCCGGGGCGTTCGTGGCGGTCAACTGTGCCGCGCTGCACGAGAACCTGCTCGAGTCCGAGCTGTTCGGCCACGAAAAGGGCGCGTTCACCGGCGCCTACCGCCGCCGCATCGGCCGCTTTGAGCAGGCCAACGGCGGCACGCTGTTCCTCGACGAGGTCGGCGACATGAGCCTGGCGACCCAGGCCAAGTTGCTGCGGGTGATCCAGCTTCAGGAATTCGAGCGCCTGGGCGGATTACAGAAGGTGCGGGTCAACGTGCGGATCATCGCCGCCACCAACAAGAACCTGCGGACG
This window encodes:
- a CDS encoding sigma-54 dependent transcriptional regulator, with translation MGSESDSALVRQALDSSERRCVKQPNMDGAIQALDREPFALLVVDLDHFGSKVDRLLDHLQQRRESVPLLAISSRPENLVSDGLAESEDWIWISRPISTRQLTAAVDRLLSPLRDASAEGLRGDLTAGRPEGIVGNSPALRQVLMLVKRVAGSSSSVLITGESGTGKELVAAAIHWDSPRKSGAFVAVNCAALHENLLESELFGHEKGAFTGAYRRRIGRFEQANGGTLFLDEVGDMSLATQAKLLRVIQLQEFERLGGLQKVRVNVRIIAATNKNLRTRIAQSEFREDLFYRLNVFPIHVPPLRERSEDILPLARSFAARYTHGPGQDVVRLSAQAERMLQCYHWPGNVRELKNVIERAVLVSGGPTVQPADLLLDPGEGAQAAAQTLGARDDQGLPEPGAIEIPADGIDLEQLERRYIVAALIRSRGVQTQAARLLRISPRVMHYKLRKHGLDPQEYR